One window from the genome of Maylandia zebra isolate NMK-2024a linkage group LG18, Mzebra_GT3a, whole genome shotgun sequence encodes:
- the LOC101468501 gene encoding apolipoprotein D-like → MNAIQVISLTWLSIVAAGAQSIKPGRCPVPAVQEKFDAARYLGKWHEIQRLSNSFQKGQCSTATYSLQSPGVVGVLNKELLPDGTIDSINGTAKAASSSEPAKLLVTFFENTPPSPYWVLSTDYDNFALVYSCTEIESLHGEFIWILSRNPSLPKETLEELQSILSSFGASVEKLLDTNQDRDYCRVMHE, encoded by the exons ATGAATGCCATCCAGGTGATTTCCCTCACTTGGCTGTCCATTGTGGCAGCCGGTGCTCAGTCTATAAAACCAGGAAGATGCCCCGTGCCTGCTGTTCAGGAGAAATTTGATGCTGCAAGG TATCTTGGTAAATGGCATGAGATCCAGAGACTGTCGAACAGCTTCCAGAAGGGCCAGTGCAGCACTGCCACCTACAGCCTGCAAAGCCCAGGAGTCGTTGGTGTCCTCAACAAGGAGCTGCT TCCTGACGGTACCATTGACAGCATCAACGGCACTGCCAAGGCCGCAAGTTCATCTGAGCCTGCCAAGCTGCTGGTCACCTTCTTTGAGA ACACCCCTCCTTCCCCGTACTGGGTTCTGTCCACCGACTACGACAACTTCGCCCTGGTCTACAGCTGTACTGAAATCGAATCGTTACATGGGGAGTTCATCTGGATCCTGAGCAGAAATCCCAGCCTTCCTAAGGAGACCCTGGAGGAGCTGCAGAGCATCCTGTCATCTTTTGGAGCCAGTGTGGAGAAGCTGCTTGACACCAATCAGGACAGAGATTACTGCAGAGTCATGCACGAGTAA
- the samd7 gene encoding sterile alpha motif domain-containing protein 7, which translates to MTPREQLRKMTALGEQGSLDEKHWYRLVNGMSAGELRQRQELIMRNQMAMAPQILAQGQQRLQGVPAQFEPRFMERELVPPTEMVPSEARQMHMGPHLGPPLPPHANVLPGRGFPAPAGYGFLPSEPMETVARRQELIHKQNIARMEMNAILHQKELENAHQKGLMGIENPMSYPSNPMMFRGRQRMPDGHDVFVHRPTLDELHSNNILMSANPYPAISTLHRERGRRAGRRPTVHKSMESHVSNVKGQTEDKSVEQSPGAASGEEKELEPKGDMGEECATSKTHHQAKVDPELATGSRKNYKDGEPGLRKACVNSQDGSSDGANSGTNDKDISSQCSTFQEKFMYPSTGGTLTGIPYMFPVPGNGFLPPGPPNLFLNGEEVPEDIRKWTVNDVYNFINSIPTCSEYAQTFKDHMIDGETLPLLSEEHLLDTLGLKLGPALKIRSQVSRRLGSMLYMMNLPLSTAPLQTTPEKPGERSSEIGSPINCNSEEMVASPRDPDVIKSADHLHDAENNSPPSASSETA; encoded by the exons ATGACCCCACGGGAGCAGCTGAGGAAGATGACAGCGCTAGGGGAGCAGGGGTCTTTGGATGAGAAGCACTGGTACCGACTCGTCAATGGGATGTCTGCTGGAG agctgaggcagaggcaggAGCTGATAATGAGGAACCAGATGGCTATGGCACCGCAGATCCTTGCCCAGGGGCAGCAGAGGTTACAGGGGGTCCCTGCACAGTTCGAACCTCGGTTCATGGAGAG GGAGTTAGTTCCACCTACCGAGATGGTCCCGTCTGAAGCCAGGCAGATGCACATGGGCCCTCACCTCGGTCCACCTCTGCCTCCTCATGCCAACGTCCTGCCAGGAAGAGGTTTCCCTGCACCAG CTGGATATGGCTTCTTACCCTCAGAGCCCATGGAAACTGTTGCCCGGCGACAAGAGCTCATTCACAAGCAAAATATAGCCAG AATGGAAATGAATGCCATCCTGCATCAGAAGGAGCTGGAGAACGCGCACCAGAAAGGCTTGATGGGAATTGAAAATCCCATGTCATACCCTTCCAACCCCATGATGTTTAGAGGTCGTCAGCGCATGCCAGACGGCCACGATGTCTTCGTCCACCGGCCCACCCTGGATGAACTGCACTCCAACAATATTCTTATGTCAGCCAACCCATATCCAGCAATAAGCACGCTGCACAGAGAGCGGGGGCGCAGAGCAGGTCGGAGGCCAACTGTTCACAAGAGTATGGAGAGCCATGTGTCCAACGTGAAGGGTCAGACTGAAGATAAAAGTGTAGAGCAGAGCCCAGGGGCCGCATCGGGGGAGGAGAAGGAGCTTGAGCCAAAGGGGGACATGGGAGAGGAGTGTGCCACCAGTAAGACACATCATCAGGCCAAAGTAGACCCTGAACTGGCCACCGGAAGCAGGAAAAACTACAAAGATGGGGAGCCAGGCCTCCGGAAAGCCTGCGTGAACAGCCAAGATGGGAGTTCAGATGGAGCCAACAGTGGAACAAATGATAAAGACATATCTAGCCAATGTTCGACGTTCCAGGAGAAATTCATGTATCCTTCCACTGGAGGAACTCTAACAGGGATCCCTTACATGTTCCCAGTCCCTGGAAATGGTTTCCTTCCTCCTG gcCCACCAAATCTCTTTCTAAATGGTGAGGAGGTACCCGAAGACatcaggaagtggacagtgaatGATGTGTACAACTTTATTAACAGTATTCCCACGTGTTCAGAGTATGCCCAG ACTTTCAAGGACCACATGATTGACGGAGAGACGCTGCCCCTCCTATCAGAGGAGCATTTATTGGATACACTGGGACTGAAGCTGGGGCCAGCTCTTAAGATCCGCTCACAG GTGTCCAGACGTCTTGGTAGCATGTTGTACATGATGAATCTGCCACTCTCCACTGCCCCACTGCAGACCACCCCTGAGAAGCCCGGGGAGCGCTCATCAGAGATCGGCTCTCCCATTAACTGCAACAGTGAGGAGATGGTGGCAAGTCCAAGAGATCCCGATGTCATAAAATCCGCTGACCACCTCCACGACGCAGAAAACAACTCGCCTCCATCTGCCAGCAGTGAGACTGCCTGA
- the sec62 gene encoding translocation protein SEC62 codes for MAERRRHKKRIQEVSEPTKEEKAVAKYLRFNCPTKSTNMMGHRVDYFIASKAVDCLLDSKWAKAKKGEEALFTTRESAVDYCNRLLKKQFFHRALKVMKKKTEKDTKKEKEKEKPKSDSSKEEEKKGKKEKEKKKEPEAVETKKEKSDDSPGTPKKKKEVKKKFKLEPHEDQLFLDGNEVYVWIYDPVHFKTFAMGLILVIAVIAATLFPLWPAEMRVGVYYLSVAAGCFVASILLLAVARCILFLIIWLVTGGRHHFWFLPNLTADVGFIDSFRPLYTHEYKGPRGSEKKGTDKSDEKDGGTSTKAQKSDSDEKSDSEKKDGYEEEEEDEEESKEVGREEGKEAEGEGTEERQSDTDSDRREDEGSQHSNGNDFEMITREELEQHTEEEEEEEEDEETQERKERFVSETKPQTAQT; via the exons ATGGCGGAGCGCAGGAGGCACAAGAAGCGGATCCAG GAGGTGAGCGAGCCCACCAAGGAGGAGAAGGCGGTGGCCAAGTACCTTCGGTTTAACTGCCCCACCAAGTCGACAAACATGATGGGCCACCGAGTCGACTACTTCATTG CCTCCAAGGCTGTGGACTGTCTGCTGGACTCCAAGTGGGCCAAAGCCAAGAAGGGAGAGGAGGCTCTGTTCACCACCAGGGAGTCAGCGGTGGATTACTGCAATAG GCTTCTAAAGAAACAGTTCTTCCACCGAGCTCTCAAggtgatgaagaaaaaaacagagaaggacaccaagaaagaaaaggagaaggaaAAGCCCAAGAGTGACAGCAgcaaagaagaggagaaaaaggggaagaaggagaaagagaagaagaaagaaccTGAGGCAGTTGAAACTAAGAAAGAGAAAAGT GATGACAGTCCTGGGACCcccaaaaagaagaaagaggtgaagaagaagTTTAAATTGGAGCCTCACGAAGATCAGCTGTTCCTGGATGGAAATGAG GTGTACGTGTGGATTTATGATCCCGTCCACTTCAAGACGTTTGCGATGGGTCTGATTCTCG TTATTGCGGTGATAGCGGCCACACTGTTTCCGTTGTGGCCAGCTGAAATGCGTGTTGGCGTGTATTATCTAAGTGTTGCAGCTGGCTGCTTTGTGGCCAGCATCCTGCTTCTAGCTGTCG CTCGCTGCATTCTCTTCCTCATTATCTGGCTGGTGACTGGCGGGCGCCATCACTTCTGGTTCCTGCCCAACCTGACAGCAGACGTTGGTTTCATCGACTCGTTCAGGCCGCTCTACACCCATGAATACAAGGGACCTCGAGGCAGCGAGAAGAAGGGCACAGACAAGTCAGACGAGAAGGACGGCGGCACTTCCACCAAGGCTCAGAAGTCAGACAGCGACGAGAAGTCGGACAGTGAAAAGAAGGATGGCtacgaggaagaggaggaggatgaagaggagagtAAAGAGGTAGGGCGGGAGGAGGGTAAGGAAGCGGAAGGGGAAGGAACGGAGGAACGCCAGTCAGACACAGACAGCGACCGCCGAGAGGATGAAGGCTCACAGCACAGCAACGGAAACGACTTTGAGATGATCACCAGGGAGGAGCTGGAGCAGCacacggaggaggaggaggaagaagaggaagatgaagagACACAAGAAAGGAAAGAACGGTTTGTGAGTGAGACTAAACCTCAGACTGCTCAAACATAA